In the genome of Hippoglossus hippoglossus isolate fHipHip1 chromosome 12, fHipHip1.pri, whole genome shotgun sequence, one region contains:
- the tmem174 gene encoding LOW QUALITY PROTEIN: transmembrane protein 174 (The sequence of the model RefSeq protein was modified relative to this genomic sequence to represent the inferred CDS: inserted 1 base in 1 codon; deleted 2 bases in 1 codon; substituted 1 base at 1 genomic stop codon) has protein sequence MLYRLRVFSYSVFTLFDSVFTGGGTVAQIQCPHTLHCRDLEVSGLGWWCSGPVTETGRVRNPAAALSGPPGDPTQTVAPAPRPRQADIFLDVEKPGNALLLSGVFLALVGXRYQSNSSFEWTQLLGPMLISTGGTFMLTSACRLSVTSCWSCRQLDKEALVTPGSXQSSRGLSCTLSCINRPIVLHSATTMLCIPPAYKSLIQDVRQAIDFQAGSSVNAALPPPDAVYCVDDAAFTAEELRSESRRERIEETDEGGRGRGDDSSSTRPRPPAYEDIYPSFNRHSLQ, from the exons ATGTTGTATCGT CTGAGAGTCTTCAGTTACTCTGTTTTCACCCTCTTCGACTCTGTGTTCACTGGAGGAGGCACAGTGGCCCAGATTCAGTGTCCGCACACGTTACACTGCAGAGACCTCGAGGTTTCTGGACTGggatggtggtgcagtggtccTGTAACGGAGACCGGCAGGGTTAGAAATCCTGCAGCAGCGCTCAGTGGGCCACCTGGTGACCCGACTCAGACGGTCGCACCTGCTCCACGCCCTCGCCAGGCAGACATTTTCCTGGATGTGGAAAAGCCTGGAAATGCCCTGCTGCTGTCAGGAGTCTTCCTGGCTCTGGTCG AACGCTACCAATCCAACTCCAGCTTTGAGTGGACCCAACTGCTGGGGCCAATGCTGATCTCCACTGGGGGCACGTTCATGCTCACCAGCGCCTGCAGGCTCAGCGTCACGtcctgctggagctgcagacagttGGACAAAGAGGCGCTTGTGACGCCTGGGTCGTAGCAGAGCTCGAGGGGACTTTCTTGTACGTTAAGTTGCATAAATCGACCCATCGTTCTGCACAGTGCTACAACAATGCTGTGTATTCCGCCTGCCTATAAATCTTTGATCCAGGATGTACGGCAGGCTATTGATTTCCAGGCTGGCAGCTCAGTGAATGCcgcccttcctcctcctgacgcTGTTTACTGTGTGGATGATGCAGCTTTCACAGCAGAGGAACTCAGATCAGAAAGTAGAC GTGAAAGGATTGAGGAGACGGACGAGGGTGGAAGAGGACGTGGTGATGACAGCAGCTCTACCCGGCCC CGTCCACCTGCTTATGAAGACATCTACCCGTCCTTTAACCGACACAGTCTGCAGTAA